A single genomic interval of Lucilia cuprina isolate Lc7/37 chromosome 2, ASM2204524v1, whole genome shotgun sequence harbors:
- the LOC111690352 gene encoding uncharacterized protein LOC111690352, which yields MPSFGYICALLFLTVLCLNTAEAVLKCWRCSTDVSNGEFCNDPFDPYSITDQQRYWSYVNCTYSVGVKSVNARPVCKKLVQEVYGKRVIARSCFYEDVDDPADKCARDTTSSYIKTVFCQTCSSDGCNGVSGLVPYVTLLLSSTFIIKLFK from the exons aTGCCTTCATTCGGTTATATTTgtgctttattatttttgacCGTGTTGTGCCTTAATACAG CCGAAGCTGTTTTAAAATGTTGGCGCTGTTCAACAGATGTTTCGAATGGTGAATTTTGTAATGATCCCTTTGATCCGTATTCGATAACAGATCAGCAACGTTACTGGAGTTATGTAAACTGCACTTACTCGGTGGGTGTCAAGTCGGTTAATGCCCGCCCAGTTTGCAAAAAATTGGTGCAAGAAG TTTATGGCAAACGTGTTATAGCCCGCTCCTGTTTCTATGAGGATGTCGATGATCCCGCTGATAAATGTGCCCGTGATACCACTTCTTCTTACATCAAGACGGTGTTTTGTCAAACCTGTAGTTCTGATGGCTGCAATGGTGTCTCCGGTCTAGTACCCTATGTAACATTACTTCTGTCATctacatttataataaaattatttaaataa